GGATCCAGCATCGGATTTGGATCCCGCGAATAAATCGCGGGACGACGGAGAGGGATGGGTTCCGGACGATGGAAAGTCGAACCAATTTTTGTCCAGTACAAAGCCTAAAATTCAGGACTTGTTTTGCATCAATATCGCTACCCATATTTAACCAATCTGCTTTATATCTTGTGGCTAGATTTTTTAGCGTAGTCTTGATGCGGTGAAGCAAAATAAAGCAAAAAAAGGCCAAAATTAAGGTAAATACCGCTTGATGCAATCATTGGGTTAGTCAGTTGTACGCGGCTCAGGCCATTTTTCCTTAAGGTTTGTATTGTATAATTAATTCCTCCTAAATTTACATTATCCGAGACCTTATGATTAATCAATATGAACCCATTGAAGTAGAATTAAATCCCCACCAATTAGTAACCCTTCGAGATCAACAGCTTATGTTGGCATTATTAATGCTAGGGGAGCAGCATTTAGAGATCAAAGAAAGTTTGGCAATGACAGACGATGCTATAGCTCTTTTCAAGAGTGGATGTGCTCAAGGCGAATTAGGTGAATTAATAGCCTCGGTTATTGAGATGGGTTCAGCTTTATCTAGCTTGATGAAAGTAGTAGTGCGGAAGGGCATTTTGCAAGAACACGGACCTTCCTTGATTGAATTAAGTGAGAAATTTAGGGCGACGTTAGTTAATTTGCCTCAAAATTCACGTGCAGAGCGCTTCGAGGCGCTTACACAATTTGAAATAGGGCTAAATGCACTAGAGGCCAAATTAAGCTTACTCGATAATAAATCAGCATCAGTTAATTATACGAGACTCACTCCTCAGACTATTTATACGATCTCTATTAAAGATCCTGCCTCTTCAATGCAGGAGCAATGTTATAAGGTGAAGCTACCGCACCACTTTCTTTTTTTGCGTCGCAAAGGTGAAGGTAAGACAGGGGTGGTTTATGAAGTACTAAATAAGCTAGAACCCGTTTTGGGTCAGGGTACTTATGCAATTGTAAAAAAACTTGCCGGAAAAGTTAAGCAGGGATACCCGATCATTACTTACATCCAATATGGTAAAGATACAATTAATGAATATGTAATCAAAAGCTTTCATCCAGAACATCGATATGCCTCTATTCAAGAATGGAATATGAGCAAACATGCGCCGCATATACATTGTAAGCCGCCACTTTTTGGTAAAAAAATAGGGCACCTTATTACTCAATACTTTCCCGACATAAATATATTCGATCTCTCGTGTGAGGCTACTGCGCTACCCGAAAGTTTTATTCTAGATACGGCTTTAAAATTAGTGCAAGCATATAAACTGCAACTATTTAATCAAGGCATCGTTCATCGCGACATCAAATCCGACAATATCCTGGTGAGATGGATTGCCACCGGCCAAAATTTTGTTGACTTGAATTTGAGTCAACGTGCTCCTAAATTATTCGCTCATGGAAGTGGTACTCCCGCTTATATTTCACCCGAAGTTTTAACTTCAAGTGTTCAAGAAGCCTCTTCTGATATTTATGGTTTGGCGCTGGTGTTATGTGAAATAATTTGTTATCAAAGCTCGTTGAGCAACGATTTTTCACGCTCACTTGACCAGATTCAAGAGTTGATTTTGGCTATAATTCCGGTCAAACATAAAATTGAAGGGCTGTCACACTTAATTCAAAACTTAAAATTTATACTGCTTGAGGCGATGAATGAGACGGGATTAGACCCAAAAATCCAAACTGAATTATTTGGCATTATTGCAGCTATGTTACAGGTGGATCCAAAAAAACGTCCCTCAATTGACACTTTAATTACAAAATTTAATAATCTCAATACGCAATATTTATCACCCAATTTTCCTTCTGATTTATATGATAAAGCAATCGAATTACGTGAGAAGCTCATTGATATAGAGCAGCAATCTAACTTAAGAAATTTAGAAATTTCGAATCGTTCTCAGAATGAACTGTCTCACAGCACACTGCCGATTACAAACCAAAAAGAAAATGAAATTGCTCCCCTTTCGGCGCTAAAAAAATTGCTAGTAGAGGATGGATGCATGCAAGTGGAGGCAAGTTTTTTACCTGCCTTTTTGCAAAACTTAGGATTATCTTCTTTACAAAATTCCGCTACCCTTGAGGAGGTCACCAAGCGCGTTGAAGAAATTATTGCTAATTTTTTTCAGCAAATGGAAGAATTATTAATTCTATCTGAACGATTGTATAGCCTCAAGCCTACAGTTGATAAACATCCGTTGATATCTGGCATTGATTCTTTAGAACAATTCAACTACTTGATGCGTGATGTTGATGAAGTATTTGGAAAACACTCCAAATATAGTTTGACGCTAGATAACTTATTGCCATTAACTCAAAGTATTACTAAACGATTAGCGATACTTTCAGCTAATGTGGATCATTTTGAGACTACGATTCAGGGCCATTTAGATAATATTTTTAAACTAAAAACTATACGCAAAAATATCATCGCAACGCTTAATGATTATGTCGCTGAGAGTGATACGACTTGGAACCATCTTTTTCATAAAAAAGCTTTTTCAGCTGACAAAAAGAATCTAATAAATAATGTTATAGATATTTGTGAGAAAGCGGGCAATGTGGATGAATTATCGAGTGGAGTGAGGAGTGCCCTGCAAAATAATAGTGCCTCAGGTGTGTTTCCCAAAAGTAAAAATCCGATTGAGGAAAAATTAGTGAGCGCTCTAAATTTAGAGACTACTAATTTATTGGGTTGCGATCGAGTGTCCCTGCAAACCTATTTAGGTTGAAAGAGAGGCTAATCATACAATAGGCCTTTGTTCTATTTCACTACATTAGGGTCACGAATACAATAAGCTGAACCTTTTGAAACGAAGTGGAATAAAGGTATAACAAAGCATTTTTATAGATAATTATTTGCACTTTTAGTATAGTTTTAAGAGAGACCCTCTCCTACACCAATGCAGAGAAAGCGAATGTTAGATAAAAAAAATGCAATTGAAAGACAGCTCAATCCTACGCAATTAAAAAGTAACATTGATCAACATTTAATGTTTATGTTTTTAACTTTAGGTGAACACCAACTCGCTATTAAAGAGAGTTTATTTAAGTTACACCAAGCTAGGATTAATTTTGATAAATACTCGGACGATGTCTTCAAAATTCTGACGAGCCTTTACACCATTCTATCCAACTTAGAAAATTTAATTGTGGTAAAAGGTCTCTTAATTACTCAGGGTCCTGCCCTGGTGGCATTGTGCAAGGAGTTAACCGACACTCTAACTGCATCATCAACTATTAAGGATAGGGATTGCCTCCCATTTCAAACTAGAATAATGCAGTTAGAAGCTGCTGTTAAAAAGGAAGCCCAACAAACGAAATATGTCGATTATACCCGGCTGCGGCCTGAAATGGTTTATCCAATACATCTGAGCAAGGCCGACCATTCTCTTCATTATTACCCAGTACGCTTCGTTGATCATTATCTTTTTCTGCGCCCCAGAGGCAAAGGTAAGAACGGAGTGGTTTATGAGGTTGAGCGAGAAAATGAACCCTTACTTGGAAACGGCGGCACTGCTAAACTTAAACTACTCGCTGGCAAGGTTAAAAAAGGTTACCCAAAAATAGTCTATTTGCAATATGGTAAAGATACGTACTTTCACTATGTGATAAAACATTTTAAAAAGAAACCACTGAAACACGTACTAAGTGAGTGGGCAATCAATCAATATGCTCCGCATATACGATGCAAGCCTCCCTTGATAGCAGCAGACAGTGATCATCTGGTGACGCAATACTTTCCTGATACCAATTTATTTAATTTTTTAGAAGCTCCGTTTGTTATAACAGATTATTTTGTGATTGATCTATTATTAAAATTATCACGGGCTTATAAGTCACAAATATTTGACCGAGGCATTATCCATCGCGACATTAAGTCCGATAATATTTGTGTGAAACGTACTGGCTCAATTGAAATTTTGGCAGATCAAATAAAATTTATAGATCTAGATTTTGGTCAGCATGTCAGCAATGTCTATCGCGCCCAAAGTTATACTCTTGCTTTTATAGTACCTGAAATTCTTCAGTTCACTACTCAAAATGCTTCTTCAGATATTTATCAATTGGCACTGCTTTGGATAGAAATTATCTGCTTGAAAAGTGAGATGTTTAAGAGCCTTTACAATAACTTAACCGCGGAACTTCATCTGCATCTGAGTACAGGCATGCCTGAACCACTTTCTAAGCTTAACCAAGTTAGAGACAGTCTGATACGGACTGCTAAAAGTGCAATGTTATCAATTAATTTATTACCTTCTTTGAAAGAAAAAATAAGTTCTCTGCTTGAACAAATGCTCTCAATCGATCGCGATATGCGCCCCCCTATCTCGACCATCATTGGTGATTTAGAGAGCCTTGAAGCTGAATACTATGGTTTTGATCGTAATAAAAATATACAAGATGCACAAAGTGAATTAGTTAAAGGGTTAGCTGAAATAGCAGAGAAATCTGTTACCGGTTACTCTGATCAATTATTAATAGTGAATGATGAATCAAATCTTGAGTTTGATCCTATCGCTGCTATGGGGGAATTAATTAACCAGACTTGTGAAAAAATACCTGGTGGAGAGCCTTTGAGAATGTGTTTGCGTGGCGCTTCTTTAAATGCTTTACAACATTTCTATACGCATGATGAAGTGACTGCTTGTGTTAGTAGCATCACCAAAAATTTTATCCAAAAAATGGAAATGCTTTTAGCATTGTCTGGTCGGTTAAAAGACTCTCGCTTAATACTAGAAAATGATGCTAGTCTCCCTCGGGAAAATTTGCTGATGGAAGAGTTAAACACTCATGAACTTGAATTAGAGGATATCTTCGGTAAACAGCGAAAATATAAACTTACATTAGATAACTTAGCCTTAGTGAGTTCCCTCGTCGAGAAAAGGCTTACCAATTTATCTAAACAGATGAATAACTTTGAATGTAGGTTGAATAAACACAAATTACCCGATCCTGAAACAGTTACAAAAATTGGTAAAATTATTAAAGACTACATCAAAAAAAGTGACAACTGCACTAGCCATTTTTTTCGCCAGCATATTTACTCACCGCAAATAAATGCGCTGATAGATGAGTTAATTGGGAATTGTGATAAGGCAAAGGATAGACAAGAATTTGTTGCACATGTTCAGGCTTTTATAAATAAAATGCCCTCCGGGTATTTTCCATTTAGCAATAACAAACTAAAACAAGAGCTTCAGGCGTTGCTCCCTATTCGTCTAGTTGATGAGGAGTTTGAAGTAGAGATTTCATTTGAGCTGTGAGTAATGGATCAGGTTTTTTCTATTGATCCTGGTAATATTTTTGCGTCAAACATTTCAATCATTTTTTGTACATTAGGATCTTTCTGAATGGATTCTTCTGCGGCTGATTTGCGTTGTGATTGTTCATGTTGATCGCGAGCAGCAGGAGTATCCATGTGAAGCTCGCCTGTCTGAATGGTCAACTGCAGAGATCTTTGAAAATAATCTCGCAAAGCTTGCCCCACTCTTTCTTCCTGTTTTTTATTGAGTAACACAGCACGTGTAGGGTCGATGGCCAAAACAATTTCATCGTTCGTCATTTTCTTAACCACACAATGACTTGCAAGGGCAGCGGTCATTCCGGTCAAATTAAGATGGGGTAAAATTTCCTGCCAGTCATTAGTTAGATTGGGAATTGTTTTAGTTGTAACTGCACTAGCGGGTACTTTTAGCGGTTCATCACTTACATGTTCTGCGACTTCTGGACGGGATTCAATCTTAGGCGCTATAGGTGTTTTATTTTCTTGGTCAGCGTTCTTGGTTGGGGGAATAATTGAGCTCGGGTGAAAGGCCAGCATCCGTAAAAGCACCATCTCAAAACCAATGCGAGGAGTTGGTGCGAGAGGTAAATCCTTTCGTCCAATTAATGCAATTTGATAGAAAAGCTGCACATCTTCAGGTGAAAGTGCTCTTGAAAACTGCTGAATTTTATCTTTATCCCAGGCGCCAACATCCGATTCTTTAACAAATTGCGCTATAGCAATTTGATGCAGCAGGGAAAGTAATTCCTCTAGTGCATTCGTAAAATCAATCGATTTTTCAGCGAGTGAATGGGTGAGAGCAATGAGATTTTGTGCGTGTTGCTCGGCTAAAGCATCCAATATTTCATAAATATAAGTGGCTTCAATCGTGCTCAGCATCATCTTTATATCTTGAACACTTATATTACCATTACTAAAAGCAATAGCTTGATCGAGTAAGCTTAGCGCATCCCGCATGCTGCCTTCGGCTGCATAGGCTAAGCGAGTTAGGGCTTCCTCTTCAAAGGGAAGATTCTCCTGCTGCAATATATCAGCTAATCGCTGCGTAATGAGTTCGGGTGCTAGGCATTTGAGATGAAATTGTAAACATCTAGACAGCACTGTGATGGGTAGCTTTTGTGGATCTGTGGTGGCTAAAAAGAACTTCACATGCGGCGGTGGTTCTTCTAAAGTCTTCAATAGCGCATTAAAACTATGCGTTGAAAGCATATGCACTTCATCGATTAAGTAAACTTTAAAACGACCGCTGGTGGGCGCATAAGCAACGTTTTCTAGAAGTTCTCTGGTGTCTTCCACTTTGGTTCTTGAGGCAGCATCCACTTCTATCAAATCTATAAATCGACCGCTGGTGATGGCTTTGCAGGAGGAGCACTGATTGCAGGGCTTAGACGTAATGCCAATCTCACAATTTAAACATTTCGCCAGAATTCGCCCGAAAGTGGTTTTGCCAACACCCCTTGTGCCTGTGAAAAGGTAGGCATGATGAAGTCTTTGATTATTGAGTGCGTTGGTTAACGCGCGAATGACATGAGATTGTCCCACTAAGGTTTCAAAGGAATCAGGGCGCCATTTACGGGCTAAAACTTGGTAATTCATAGACATCTCGCAGGGAATGGGTGGTGACCTACTCCAGCCACACCCCGGCACACGAGTCTATTGTTACCGCTGCTCCCTTCCGGGCCTGACGGGGTTCACAATATATCGTTGCGAGGGGACCAAAGAGGTCACCATAAATGGGTGGAGGTTGATATTCTTTAGATGGCCACCTTTAAATTTAGGGTGGGGAATCCAACTTCACCGACGGTGATTCTAGCATATTTCGTTAATAATGCTACCAGTTATTATCCGGGTGGTGATAAGCAATGGCGTTCTTATCAATGAGTAGATATATTAAAAGGAGATAGAGAAATGCTTGACCCTATACTAACAATATACCTTACCTTTACTCCCAAGGAGGTAAATGATGGCTGAATAGCATCCTTGATCAAGTAGGGGAAAAATCACCTGATACTCTCTTGAGTCTTTGGCATGACATGCTGGATGATATGTACGGGGAAGATGATGCCCGCAAAAAAGATCTTTATGATCTCGCATTAGCTGATGAAAGAATTAGTCAAAAAGCAAAGGAATGGTTAAAAACCTTACGCAATTGATTGGTGTCCAGCGCTTAAAATGTAGGGCTGTTGATTACAATAGGGTCCTACATTTTATTCGGCCAAGAGAGCTTTGAATTTGAAAAATCGTTGATTGTAAAAATATTTTTGGTATATCTTAATGGCTTTCTTAGTGCCTTTGTAATGAGCTGGCTTACATTTATGGATTGACCATTTAGAAAAAAGATTTAAATAGAGGGAATTTTATTATGATGACGAAGACTGAAGACAGATTAATTTCTCATGCTACCACAGAAATTAACGTACAAGACCTCATTTACGAGATTACTGAACGCATTAAAAAAGAAGGTGATAAGCCCTATGCCACCATAGAGCGACAGATTGCGATATTAAAAGATTTAACTCAGTTTTCTTTAGGCCTATTCTTGCTGCAGAATAAAGGGCTAAATGGTTTTTGGACCCATTTTCTTCTCACTTACAATCCAACGAATAAAAATGAAAAATCATACATTAATAGTACCGAACAGTTCATGCTTGAACGTGCACCTGTAGCCTTAGCGACTAGGCAAAGATATGGATTCTTTTTGAAAGAAAATCAGCTGGCCGTCGGAAGTCATAAAAACTTGGCCTGCATACCTAGTGGAATGATGGGAGAATTGCTATATCTAGATTTCAAAGATGCTGTCGATATTAAGCTATTTGGAATTGATCTTGATCCTGACACTTTAAAAGACGCGAAGGGACTTGCTGAAGAACGAAAGCTGTCACATCTTATTGAGTTAATTTGTGGCGACGCATGGCAATTAACATTTGAAAATGAATTTGATTTGATTTCAAGTAATGGTTTAACTATCTATGAACCGAATAATGAAAAAGTTCGTGATCTCTATGCAATATTTTTTAAAGCACTTAAGCCTGGAGGCAAACTTGTAACAAGTTTTTTGACCTATCCGCCAAATTTTCCAGATAAGTGCGAATGGAATTTAGAAAAAATGAATAGAGATGATTTGATGCTTCAAAAAGTTATCTTTGTAGATATTATTGGAGCGAAGTGGCAATGCTTTCGCACAACGGAGGAAACTAAAGTACAGCTTGAATCAGTGGGTTTCCAAAAAATTGAGTTTACAAATGATGACTATAAACAATTTCCAACCGTAGTAGCAGAAAAACCCTCTTCGCTAAAAATATAATAAAAGGGTTAATCTTGATTTATCCCCAGTAAGTTGTGTTTGTCAGTATATGAAAGGGGCGACTCTGGGAATTATCAGTTCTTTCTTGTCGGTAATGAAATATGAAAAACACCTGCTTTTGGCAAATTACTTTCTC
The window above is part of the Gammaproteobacteria bacterium genome. Proteins encoded here:
- a CDS encoding protein kinase, with the protein product MINQYEPIEVELNPHQLVTLRDQQLMLALLMLGEQHLEIKESLAMTDDAIALFKSGCAQGELGELIASVIEMGSALSSLMKVVVRKGILQEHGPSLIELSEKFRATLVNLPQNSRAERFEALTQFEIGLNALEAKLSLLDNKSASVNYTRLTPQTIYTISIKDPASSMQEQCYKVKLPHHFLFLRRKGEGKTGVVYEVLNKLEPVLGQGTYAIVKKLAGKVKQGYPIITYIQYGKDTINEYVIKSFHPEHRYASIQEWNMSKHAPHIHCKPPLFGKKIGHLITQYFPDINIFDLSCEATALPESFILDTALKLVQAYKLQLFNQGIVHRDIKSDNILVRWIATGQNFVDLNLSQRAPKLFAHGSGTPAYISPEVLTSSVQEASSDIYGLALVLCEIICYQSSLSNDFSRSLDQIQELILAIIPVKHKIEGLSHLIQNLKFILLEAMNETGLDPKIQTELFGIIAAMLQVDPKKRPSIDTLITKFNNLNTQYLSPNFPSDLYDKAIELREKLIDIEQQSNLRNLEISNRSQNELSHSTLPITNQKENEIAPLSALKKLLVEDGCMQVEASFLPAFLQNLGLSSLQNSATLEEVTKRVEEIIANFFQQMEELLILSERLYSLKPTVDKHPLISGIDSLEQFNYLMRDVDEVFGKHSKYSLTLDNLLPLTQSITKRLAILSANVDHFETTIQGHLDNIFKLKTIRKNIIATLNDYVAESDTTWNHLFHKKAFSADKKNLINNVIDICEKAGNVDELSSGVRSALQNNSASGVFPKSKNPIEEKLVSALNLETTNLLGCDRVSLQTYLG
- a CDS encoding protein kinase, which translates into the protein MLDKKNAIERQLNPTQLKSNIDQHLMFMFLTLGEHQLAIKESLFKLHQARINFDKYSDDVFKILTSLYTILSNLENLIVVKGLLITQGPALVALCKELTDTLTASSTIKDRDCLPFQTRIMQLEAAVKKEAQQTKYVDYTRLRPEMVYPIHLSKADHSLHYYPVRFVDHYLFLRPRGKGKNGVVYEVERENEPLLGNGGTAKLKLLAGKVKKGYPKIVYLQYGKDTYFHYVIKHFKKKPLKHVLSEWAINQYAPHIRCKPPLIAADSDHLVTQYFPDTNLFNFLEAPFVITDYFVIDLLLKLSRAYKSQIFDRGIIHRDIKSDNICVKRTGSIEILADQIKFIDLDFGQHVSNVYRAQSYTLAFIVPEILQFTTQNASSDIYQLALLWIEIICLKSEMFKSLYNNLTAELHLHLSTGMPEPLSKLNQVRDSLIRTAKSAMLSINLLPSLKEKISSLLEQMLSIDRDMRPPISTIIGDLESLEAEYYGFDRNKNIQDAQSELVKGLAEIAEKSVTGYSDQLLIVNDESNLEFDPIAAMGELINQTCEKIPGGEPLRMCLRGASLNALQHFYTHDEVTACVSSITKNFIQKMEMLLALSGRLKDSRLILENDASLPRENLLMEELNTHELELEDIFGKQRKYKLTLDNLALVSSLVEKRLTNLSKQMNNFECRLNKHKLPDPETVTKIGKIIKDYIKKSDNCTSHFFRQHIYSPQINALIDELIGNCDKAKDRQEFVAHVQAFINKMPSGYFPFSNNKLKQELQALLPIRLVDEEFEVEISFEL
- the dnaX gene encoding DNA polymerase III subunit gamma/tau, coding for MNYQVLARKWRPDSFETLVGQSHVIRALTNALNNQRLHHAYLFTGTRGVGKTTFGRILAKCLNCEIGITSKPCNQCSSCKAITSGRFIDLIEVDAASRTKVEDTRELLENVAYAPTSGRFKVYLIDEVHMLSTHSFNALLKTLEEPPPHVKFFLATTDPQKLPITVLSRCLQFHLKCLAPELITQRLADILQQENLPFEEEALTRLAYAAEGSMRDALSLLDQAIAFSNGNISVQDIKMMLSTIEATYIYEILDALAEQHAQNLIALTHSLAEKSIDFTNALEELLSLLHQIAIAQFVKESDVGAWDKDKIQQFSRALSPEDVQLFYQIALIGRKDLPLAPTPRIGFEMVLLRMLAFHPSSIIPPTKNADQENKTPIAPKIESRPEVAEHVSDEPLKVPASAVTTKTIPNLTNDWQEILPHLNLTGMTAALASHCVVKKMTNDEIVLAIDPTRAVLLNKKQEERVGQALRDYFQRSLQLTIQTGELHMDTPAARDQHEQSQRKSAAEESIQKDPNVQKMIEMFDAKILPGSIEKT
- a CDS encoding class I SAM-dependent methyltransferase, whose amino-acid sequence is MTKTEDRLISHATTEINVQDLIYEITERIKKEGDKPYATIERQIAILKDLTQFSLGLFLLQNKGLNGFWTHFLLTYNPTNKNEKSYINSTEQFMLERAPVALATRQRYGFFLKENQLAVGSHKNLACIPSGMMGELLYLDFKDAVDIKLFGIDLDPDTLKDAKGLAEERKLSHLIELICGDAWQLTFENEFDLISSNGLTIYEPNNEKVRDLYAIFFKALKPGGKLVTSFLTYPPNFPDKCEWNLEKMNRDDLMLQKVIFVDIIGAKWQCFRTTEETKVQLESVGFQKIEFTNDDYKQFPTVVAEKPSSLKI